The Crocinitomicaceae bacterium genome includes a region encoding these proteins:
- the xseA gene encoding exodeoxyribonuclease VII large subunit: MPESIDNRKIFSLTEVANSIRKTIAERYTTAFWVKAEINKLNAYAKSGHCFPELVEKKESQITCEMRATIWKNDVDRINRNFKTTLNETLKDGIKVLMLVTIVYEPKYGLSLVIKDIDPSYSLGELEREKKETIEKLKKENLFDKNKKLEIALLPQRIAVISIETSKGYQDFIKVIDKNIFGYRFFHMLFPAVLQGDASIRTIQNQLKRIAGVKKHFDAVAIIRGGGGDVGLSSFNNYELAKEICNFTLPVFTGIGHSTNLTVCEMVAFQSAITPTELGDYFLQRFHDVAVPVQRAQDMLIQQIPKLIEFEKRQFSHSIQLFKSSVKNILQEQKHQLKSITTEAIHESKIRLSSERENISQSMQLLKKSVTTFKRLEIEDIQAQHDLLNKYNQRFLKTKSEEINQIEKMVRLVDPVHVLKRGYTITTVNGKLLKSSVDVQNGDKLVTKTSDGIIISEAEEIKKAE, from the coding sequence ATGCCTGAATCCATTGACAATAGAAAAATATTCAGCTTAACAGAAGTAGCCAACAGCATAAGAAAGACCATTGCTGAAAGGTATACTACCGCTTTTTGGGTAAAGGCAGAGATCAATAAGTTAAATGCGTATGCCAAAAGCGGGCATTGTTTTCCTGAATTAGTCGAAAAAAAAGAGAGTCAAATAACCTGTGAAATGCGTGCTACCATTTGGAAAAATGATGTAGATAGAATTAACAGGAATTTCAAAACCACCTTGAATGAAACCCTGAAAGACGGCATTAAAGTACTTATGCTTGTTACCATTGTGTACGAACCAAAATACGGTTTGTCACTGGTGATTAAAGATATTGATCCATCCTACTCGCTGGGTGAGTTGGAACGTGAGAAAAAAGAAACCATTGAAAAACTTAAGAAAGAAAATCTATTTGACAAAAATAAAAAACTGGAGATTGCCTTATTACCGCAACGCATTGCTGTGATTTCAATTGAAACCAGCAAAGGTTATCAGGATTTTATTAAAGTGATTGATAAAAACATATTTGGATACAGATTTTTCCACATGCTCTTTCCGGCAGTATTGCAAGGTGATGCCAGTATACGCACCATTCAAAATCAACTGAAACGAATTGCCGGTGTAAAAAAACATTTTGATGCCGTTGCTATTATTCGCGGCGGCGGTGGTGATGTTGGATTATCTTCATTCAATAATTATGAATTAGCGAAAGAAATCTGCAATTTTACCTTGCCTGTTTTTACCGGCATTGGTCATTCAACCAACCTTACCGTGTGTGAAATGGTGGCGTTTCAAAGCGCAATTACCCCAACTGAACTTGGAGATTATTTTCTGCAGAGATTCCATGATGTTGCCGTTCCGGTGCAGCGTGCTCAGGATATGTTGATTCAACAAATTCCAAAACTGATTGAATTTGAAAAGCGTCAATTTTCACACAGTATTCAACTTTTCAAATCAAGCGTTAAAAATATTTTGCAAGAGCAAAAGCATCAACTGAAATCAATTACCACTGAGGCCATTCATGAATCTAAAATCAGGCTAAGTTCTGAACGGGAAAATATTTCACAAAGCATGCAACTGCTTAAAAAATCAGTAACCACTTTCAAGCGATTGGAAATAGAAGATATTCAAGCGCAGCATGACTTACTGAACAAATACAATCAACGATTTCTCAAAACCAAATCAGAAGAAATCAATCAAATTGAAAAAATGGTTCGTTTAGTTGATCCGGTACATGTGCTTAAGCGCGGTTACACAATTACTACGGTAAATGGTAAACTTCTAAAATCATCTGTTGACGTGCAAAATGGAGATAAATTGGTAACTAAAACATCTGACGGCATTATTATCAGTGAGGCTGAAGAAATAAAAAAGGCTGAATAA